The following coding sequences are from one Heterodontus francisci isolate sHetFra1 chromosome 38, sHetFra1.hap1, whole genome shotgun sequence window:
- the LOC137352352 gene encoding calmodulin-like protein 4, whose amino-acid sequence MAKFLTQDQIQEFKECFSLYDKTRKGKISAGDLITVMRCLGTMPTPAEVERHLQQHKIGRNGELEFSTFLMIIHQQRQQEDPQREILEAMLMTDKQKRGFITATELRTKLTQLGEKLTNKEVDDLLREANITPNGVVEYEDFIQTITLPAVDY is encoded by the exons atg GCCAAATTTCTCACGCAAGATCAAATACAAG AATTCAAAGAATGCTTCTCACTATATGACAAGACTCGCAAAGGAAAGATATCTGCTGGAGACCTGATCACAGTGATGCGATGCCTGGGTACCATGCCCACACCGGCAGAGGTAGAGAGACACCTGCAGCAACATAAAATAG GAAGAAATGGAGAGCTGGAATTTTCAACATTCCTTATGATCATCCATCAGCAAAGGCAGCAAGAGGATCCACAGAGGGAGATTCTAGAAGCCATGTTGATGACCGACAAACAGAAAAGAGGCTTCATAACAGCGACTGAGCTGAGGACCAAACTGACCCAACTGGGCGAGAAACTGACCAACAAGGAAG TTGATGACCTCCTGCGAGAAGCAAATATTACCCCGAATGGCGTTGTGGAATACGAGGACTTCATCCAGACCATCACTCTACCAGCAGTAGATTACTGA